One window of the Chitinophaga niabensis genome contains the following:
- a CDS encoding dipeptidase, with protein MQVWKDYQAQNKDRFLNELLDLLRIPSVSADSRHNEDTKRCAEAVKQRLTDAGADKVEVCPTAGHPIVYGEKIIDPSLPTVLVYGHYDVQPPDPLDLWTSPPFEPVIKDGKIYARGSADDKGQFYMHVKAFETMNKTNTLPCNIKFMIEGEEEVGSNNLGIFLENNKERLKADVVLISDTSMISMDNPSIDTGLRGLAYMEVAVTGANRDLHSGVYGGAVANPATILAKMIASLHDENNHITIPGFYNGVQELSAAERESLNKAPFDEAEYKKDLGVDELWGEKGYTTIERTGIRPTLEVNGIWGGYTGEGAKTVLPGKAFAKISMRLVPGQDWVAISDLFKAHFEKIAPKSVKVSVTAHHGGSPYVTPTDNIAFKAASKAIATTFGKDPIPVRGGGSIPIVALFEKTLGLKTVLMGFGLDSDNLHSPNEKYGLENFYKGIETIPYFHQYFAEMSKK; from the coding sequence ATGCAAGTTTGGAAAGATTACCAGGCACAGAACAAAGACCGTTTCCTGAACGAGTTACTGGATCTGTTGCGGATTCCCTCTGTTAGTGCGGATTCCCGCCACAACGAGGATACGAAGCGCTGCGCCGAGGCGGTGAAACAAAGATTAACAGACGCAGGGGCAGACAAAGTGGAAGTTTGCCCGACAGCAGGCCATCCCATTGTTTACGGGGAAAAGATCATCGACCCTTCCCTCCCTACCGTATTGGTATATGGCCACTATGATGTGCAACCTCCCGATCCCCTGGACCTCTGGACCAGCCCTCCCTTTGAACCTGTGATCAAAGACGGAAAGATCTATGCACGTGGTTCCGCTGACGACAAAGGCCAGTTCTACATGCACGTGAAGGCTTTTGAAACCATGAACAAAACCAACACCCTCCCCTGCAATATCAAATTCATGATCGAAGGAGAGGAAGAAGTAGGTTCCAATAACCTGGGCATTTTCCTGGAAAACAATAAAGAACGTCTGAAAGCAGATGTAGTGCTGATCTCGGACACTTCCATGATCAGTATGGACAATCCTTCCATAGACACCGGCCTCCGTGGCCTGGCCTATATGGAAGTTGCTGTAACCGGCGCCAACCGCGACCTGCACAGTGGAGTGTATGGCGGAGCAGTTGCCAATCCGGCCACTATCCTCGCCAAAATGATCGCTTCCCTGCATGATGAAAATAACCACATCACCATTCCCGGCTTCTATAATGGCGTACAGGAATTGAGTGCAGCAGAAAGGGAAAGCCTGAACAAAGCCCCCTTTGATGAGGCCGAATACAAAAAAGACCTTGGCGTAGATGAACTCTGGGGCGAAAAAGGATACACCACTATCGAAAGGACCGGCATCCGCCCGACTTTAGAAGTAAATGGTATCTGGGGCGGCTATACCGGCGAAGGTGCAAAAACCGTATTACCCGGAAAAGCATTTGCCAAGATCTCCATGCGCCTGGTACCAGGTCAGGACTGGGTAGCTATTTCAGATCTTTTCAAAGCACACTTCGAAAAGATTGCGCCTAAATCTGTAAAAGTATCTGTAACGGCCCACCATGGTGGTTCTCCTTATGTTACACCAACAGACAATATCGCCTTCAAAGCAGCCAGCAAAGCCATTGCAACTACTTTCGGAAAAGATCCTATTCCTGTTCGGGGTGGCGGAAGTATTCCTATTGTGGCATTGTTTGAGAAAACACTGGGGTTAAAGACAGTGCTGATGGGCTTTGGCTTAGACAGTGATAACTTACACTCGCCGAATGAGAAGTACGGACTGGAGAATTTCTACAAGGGAATTGAAACCATCCCTTATTTCCACCAGTATTTTGCTGAGATGAGTAAAAAATAA
- a CDS encoding response regulator: protein MSAQHIHILYIDDEIHNLNAFKASFRRIYTVQTAESADDAYKLLEDHEFHIIISDQRMPRMTGIEFFESILAKYPEPIRILLTGYADINAVIDAINKGQVYKYFSKPWNDEELRHNIEKAYEVYALRKENRELTEKLLDVNEKLEFLLRQKLIS from the coding sequence ATGAGTGCACAACACATTCACATCCTCTATATCGATGATGAAATACATAACCTGAATGCATTTAAGGCATCATTCAGGAGGATTTACACCGTTCAAACGGCAGAATCCGCTGACGATGCTTACAAATTGCTGGAAGATCATGAATTTCACATCATCATATCGGATCAGCGTATGCCGAGGATGACAGGTATTGAGTTCTTCGAGTCGATACTTGCTAAATACCCTGAGCCGATCCGCATTCTCCTTACAGGATATGCAGATATCAATGCAGTGATAGATGCCATCAACAAAGGCCAGGTTTATAAATATTTCTCTAAACCCTGGAATGATGAGGAGTTACGGCATAATATAGAAAAGGCATACGAAGTATATGCCCTGCGGAAAGAGAACCGGGAGCTTACAGAAAAGCTACTGGACGTGAACGAAAAGCTGGAATTCCTGCTCAGACAGAAATTGATCTCATAA
- a CDS encoding LemA family protein: MKTGIIVVIVLVLLGFFGCSKYNGLVAKDETVQKAWGNVETQYQRRADLIDNLVNTVKGSAKFEQETLTKVIEARSKASSVQINANDLTPEKVQQFQAAQGELTGALSRLLVTVEKYPELRTTEQFQTLMAQIEGTENRISVSRNDFNGAVNEFNSSVRTFPNNIIAGLGGFKAKGYFQADKGAEKAPKVQF, encoded by the coding sequence ATGAAAACAGGAATCATTGTTGTCATCGTCCTGGTACTACTGGGCTTTTTTGGTTGCAGCAAGTACAATGGATTAGTAGCAAAGGATGAAACGGTGCAAAAGGCTTGGGGAAATGTGGAAACGCAATACCAGCGCAGGGCTGACTTAATTGACAACCTCGTGAACACGGTAAAGGGATCTGCCAAATTTGAACAGGAAACACTGACCAAAGTAATTGAAGCCCGCTCCAAAGCTTCCTCTGTTCAGATCAATGCCAACGACCTGACCCCAGAAAAGGTACAACAATTCCAGGCTGCTCAGGGCGAATTGACCGGAGCGCTCAGTCGTTTACTCGTTACCGTTGAAAAATATCCTGAATTGCGTACCACAGAGCAATTCCAGACTTTGATGGCGCAAATAGAAGGAACGGAGAACCGGATCTCGGTTTCCAGGAACGATTTTAACGGTGCTGTGAACGAGTTTAACAGCAGTGTACGCACTTTCCCCAATAATATTATTGCGGGCCTGGGCGGATTTAAAGCAAAAGGCTACTTCCAGGCAGATAAGGGTGCTGAAAAAGCCCCTAAAGTGCAGTTCTAG
- a CDS encoding TPM domain-containing protein: MKLFSFKKKELFSEEEKNRVVNAIRHAERLTSGEIRLFVESRCEYVDPMDRAREAFVSLGMDKTKQRNGVLLYIAMLDHQFAILGDQGIHEKVGSDFWQREALLLKNHFSSNKIVEGIEVCVKEIGESLYHYFPYDSGDQNELPDDIIFGK; this comes from the coding sequence ATGAAACTATTTTCTTTTAAAAAGAAGGAGCTTTTCTCGGAAGAGGAAAAAAACAGGGTGGTGAATGCCATCCGTCATGCGGAAAGGCTGACCTCCGGAGAGATCCGGTTATTTGTGGAAAGCCGCTGCGAATATGTTGATCCAATGGATCGTGCCCGGGAGGCCTTTGTGTCCCTGGGAATGGATAAAACCAAACAACGTAATGGGGTACTCCTTTATATAGCCATGCTGGACCATCAGTTCGCTATCCTGGGAGACCAGGGTATACATGAAAAGGTAGGATCGGATTTCTGGCAACGGGAAGCCCTCCTTTTAAAAAATCATTTTTCCTCTAACAAGATCGTGGAAGGTATTGAAGTGTGTGTGAAGGAGATCGGAGAATCCCTGTATCATTATTTCCCTTATGACTCCGGCGATCAGAATGAACTGCCGGATGATATCATTTTCGGGAAATAA
- a CDS encoding TPM domain-containing protein: protein MKFTRWLLLWGLILVGTSVFAQNISIPPKPNPPRLVNDYAGVLVKSEADELERKLVAYNDSTSTEIAIVLVKSVGDYDIAEVTLKILRDWGIGSKKNNGVLIFAAINDRRVRIETGYGMEGAVPDAVAFGIIDKVIKPNFREQHYYQGLDEAVDDIIAAAAGEYKGVPRSKRGPSGGNVIGVIIFILILVFIIGRGGGGGRGGGRVMSRRGDSIFGGILGGMIGSSLGGGGFGGGGGGWSGGGGGGGFGGFGGGSGGGGGASGSW from the coding sequence ATGAAGTTTACTCGCTGGTTATTATTATGGGGATTGATCCTGGTTGGTACAAGTGTATTTGCACAAAATATCAGCATCCCTCCCAAGCCTAATCCGCCCCGGCTGGTTAACGATTACGCAGGTGTACTCGTTAAATCTGAAGCGGATGAGCTGGAAAGGAAGCTGGTGGCGTATAACGACAGCACCTCCACAGAGATTGCCATCGTACTGGTTAAATCAGTAGGTGATTATGATATTGCGGAAGTAACCCTCAAGATCTTACGTGACTGGGGGATCGGATCAAAAAAGAATAACGGGGTATTGATCTTTGCTGCCATCAACGACAGGCGGGTAAGGATTGAAACCGGTTATGGGATGGAAGGTGCTGTACCGGATGCGGTAGCCTTCGGTATCATAGACAAGGTTATTAAACCAAACTTCCGGGAACAACATTATTACCAGGGCCTGGATGAAGCGGTAGATGATATTATTGCAGCAGCAGCCGGCGAATACAAAGGTGTTCCCCGCTCTAAACGTGGCCCCAGTGGCGGTAATGTGATCGGCGTCATTATCTTTATTTTGATCCTGGTCTTTATTATTGGCCGTGGTGGCGGAGGCGGAAGAGGCGGTGGACGTGTAATGAGCCGCAGAGGCGACAGTATCTTTGGAGGTATCCTTGGAGGTATGATCGGCAGCAGCCTTGGTGGTGGTGGATTTGGCGGAGGCGGCGGAGGCTGGTCCGGCGGAGGTGGTGGCGGAGGCTTTGGTGGCTTCGGCGGCGGTTCCGGCGGTGGCGGAGGAGCAAGCGGCAGTTGGTAA
- a CDS encoding DUF1835 domain-containing protein, translating to MILHVLNGDATRTIFEHANIPGDVMVWREMLCEGKAPATHNMARFFEERAAFLQQEYGIDQKAYLSDVDHEYQLLNNAAAYEEIVLWFEFDLFCQVNLLFVLYYLQQLKTPLPPISIVQLDKHPDVPNFRGIGMLKSQHLPPLFEKRVYLQEEDWQLANDAWIAYSQEDPLAIEQLSHRSSTHLPYLGNALQAHLQRLPGSSNGLNAVEHFFLDRLALGKLRERDLYYQFWNELKIYGFGDFQLDVYTQRLQRAGVVKREDEMLSLTGLGEEVLHNEENYLSFASQQNVWIGGIPLDHTPWRWDEEEGRVIRSSGN from the coding sequence ATGATATTGCATGTATTGAATGGGGATGCAACGCGTACGATCTTTGAGCATGCGAACATTCCCGGTGATGTAATGGTTTGGCGGGAAATGCTTTGTGAAGGCAAGGCTCCCGCAACGCATAATATGGCCCGTTTTTTTGAAGAAAGGGCCGCATTCCTGCAGCAGGAATATGGGATTGATCAGAAAGCCTATCTTTCAGATGTAGATCATGAATACCAGTTGCTGAATAATGCCGCTGCGTATGAAGAGATCGTTCTCTGGTTTGAATTTGACCTCTTTTGCCAGGTGAACTTATTATTTGTGCTGTATTACCTGCAGCAACTCAAAACGCCCCTCCCTCCTATAAGTATTGTACAATTAGATAAACACCCGGATGTACCCAATTTCCGTGGCATAGGGATGCTTAAATCCCAGCATCTTCCTCCTTTATTTGAAAAAAGAGTATACCTGCAGGAAGAAGACTGGCAACTGGCGAATGATGCCTGGATAGCTTACAGCCAGGAAGACCCATTGGCGATTGAGCAGCTCAGCCATCGTTCCAGTACACACTTACCTTATCTTGGCAATGCCCTGCAGGCCCATCTGCAAAGATTACCCGGCTCTTCCAATGGTCTTAATGCCGTAGAACATTTCTTCCTGGACAGGCTGGCGCTGGGAAAACTCCGGGAGCGCGACCTCTATTATCAATTTTGGAATGAGCTGAAGATCTATGGCTTCGGGGATTTTCAGCTGGATGTTTACACCCAGCGCCTCCAAAGGGCTGGTGTGGTAAAACGGGAAGATGAAATGCTGAGTCTTACCGGTTTGGGAGAAGAAGTACTCCACAACGAAGAAAACTACCTTTCTTTTGCCTCCCAGCAAAATGTCTGGATCGGTGGAATTCCCTTAGATCATACACCCTGGCGCTGGGATGAGGAAGAGGGGAGAGTTATCCGCTCATCAGGCAACTAA
- a CDS encoding CHRD domain-containing protein, translated as MKNIHSLVFITMGLFCLLAIACKKDKDDNLYTVTNAPMTGAQENPAVTTTASGSFDATYNPDTKQFTITVRWQNLSGNATLMHIHGPAARGTNIGVLQNFATLFTPTPAGSFTTSFVINGTTQTQEDLLAGKWYVNIHTAANPGGEIRGQIELVY; from the coding sequence ATGAAAAACATACATTCTTTGGTGTTTATCACCATGGGCTTATTCTGTCTGCTGGCGATCGCCTGTAAAAAAGATAAGGATGATAACCTCTACACTGTTACGAATGCCCCCATGACCGGAGCACAGGAGAACCCTGCTGTGACTACTACCGCTTCCGGAAGTTTTGATGCCACATATAATCCTGACACTAAGCAGTTCACCATCACCGTGCGCTGGCAAAACCTGAGTGGGAATGCAACGCTTATGCATATTCACGGGCCTGCCGCAAGAGGTACTAATATAGGGGTGTTACAAAATTTCGCTACGTTATTTACGCCCACCCCGGCAGGAAGTTTTACCACGAGTTTTGTCATCAACGGAACTACCCAAACGCAGGAGGATCTGTTAGCTGGTAAATGGTATGTAAATATTCATACCGCGGCTAACCCTGGCGGAGAGATCCGTGGGCAAATAGAATTGGTCTACTAG
- a CDS encoding dipeptidase: MQPLIFDAHLDLSMNALEWNRDLTKSLQAIRDRERNMNDKPDRGNGTVSLPEMRKGRVGICVATQIARYVGLDNPLPGWHSQEQAWAQTQGQLAWYQAMEARGEMKQVTNAAQLTAHLKLWENATDTSSLPVGFILSLEGADSFFELACVEKAYASGLRAIGPAHYGPGVYAYGTDSNGGLGTKGRALLTEMERLGIILDATHLCDESFYEAMDHFSGPVWASHHNSRALVPHNRQFSDEQFSILIERGAVIGTAFDAWMLIPGWERGVSTPAGTGVSLQHVADHIDRICQIAGNSKHAAIGSDLDGAFGTEQSPHDLESIAGLQKLPAILKARGYKEEDIDNILHKNWIRFLLETWG; this comes from the coding sequence ATGCAACCTTTAATCTTCGACGCGCACCTGGATCTTAGCATGAATGCACTGGAGTGGAACCGCGACCTGACTAAATCCCTGCAAGCTATACGCGATCGGGAAAGAAATATGAACGATAAACCGGACCGCGGCAATGGCACCGTGTCTTTACCTGAGATGCGCAAAGGCCGTGTAGGTATCTGCGTGGCTACACAGATCGCAAGATATGTAGGGCTGGATAATCCTTTGCCGGGCTGGCATTCCCAGGAACAGGCATGGGCACAGACCCAGGGCCAGCTGGCATGGTACCAGGCCATGGAGGCAAGAGGTGAAATGAAACAGGTCACGAATGCTGCTCAGTTAACAGCACATCTCAAACTCTGGGAAAACGCTACGGATACAAGTTCTCTCCCTGTAGGTTTTATATTAAGCCTGGAGGGTGCTGATTCTTTCTTTGAACTGGCCTGTGTTGAAAAAGCCTATGCATCTGGTTTACGTGCTATTGGCCCTGCGCATTACGGCCCGGGTGTTTATGCTTATGGTACAGATTCCAATGGGGGCTTAGGTACAAAAGGGCGTGCATTGCTCACAGAAATGGAACGCTTAGGCATCATCCTCGATGCTACACATCTTTGCGATGAAAGTTTCTACGAAGCCATGGATCATTTCTCCGGCCCTGTATGGGCCAGTCATCATAACAGCAGAGCGCTGGTACCGCATAACCGCCAGTTCTCAGATGAGCAATTCTCCATCCTGATTGAGCGTGGTGCCGTAATAGGTACTGCTTTTGATGCATGGATGCTGATCCCTGGCTGGGAACGCGGTGTAAGTACACCTGCCGGAACAGGAGTTTCTCTTCAGCATGTAGCAGATCATATTGATCGCATCTGCCAGATTGCAGGTAACAGCAAACACGCTGCAATTGGCTCTGACCTGGATGGTGCATTCGGAACAGAACAATCTCCTCATGATCTGGAAAGCATCGCCGGCCTGCAAAAGCTGCCTGCTATCTTAAAGGCACGCGGGTATAAGGAAGAAGATATTGATAACATCCTGCACAAAAACTGGATCAGGTTTTTATTGGAGACCTGGGGTTAA